A window from Balearica regulorum gibbericeps isolate bBalReg1 chromosome 1, bBalReg1.pri, whole genome shotgun sequence encodes these proteins:
- the RWDD2B gene encoding RWD domain-containing protein 2B, which produces MTNREEAEIQISELDLLSSMFPYEEEFTVTDQLAVAELKHYVENESAEMPSSKVQFILNVKPEISNASMVEFSMACALPFKYPTVLPEITVRSSLLSRSQQIHLNSDLKTYLMQNCSGEPCMLSAREWVKDHAAAYVDKELSSSSVTTSSAMQSEVITFTRLWIYSHHIYNKQKRKNIIDWAKELALSGFCMPGKPGVVCVEGLQSSCEEFWSRVRRLTWKRILIRHREDVSLEGGGHAEIEKQRKFSTLEEKCFDAHGARGNHMDLGQLYRFLEEKGCADIFQMYFGVEGH; this is translated from the exons ATGACTAACCGAGAAGAAGCCGAGATACAAATTTCAGAATTAGATTTACTCTCTAGCATGTTTCCTTATGAGGAAGAGTTCACTGTGACTGACCAGCTGGCTGTAGCAGAACTGAAACACTATGTTGAAAATGAGTCTGCAGAGATGCCATCTTCAAAAGTTCAGTTTATACTGAACGTAAAGCCAGAGATCTCTAATGCCTCTATG GTGGAATTCTCTATGGCCTGTGCTTTACCATTTAAATATCCAACTGTTCTACCAGAAATTACTGTGAG gtCATCATTGTTAAGCCGCTCTCAGCAGATTCACCTGAACTCTGATCTAAAAACGTATTTGATGCAAAACTGCAGTGGAGAGCCCTGCATGTTGAGTGCAAGGGAATGGGTTAAAGACCATGCAGCTGCTTATGTTGACAAAGAGCTTTCATCTTCCTCAGTGACAACATCTAGTGCCATGCAGTCAGAAGTCATTACGTTCACTCGATTGTGGATCTATAGCCATCACATTTAcaacaagcaaaaaagaaagaatattattGACTGGGCCAAGGAGCTCGCTCTGTCAGGGTTTTGCATGCCAGGGAAACCCGGTGTTGTTTGTGTAGAAGGTCTACAAAGTAGCTGTGAAGAGTTCTGGTCAAG AGTAAGAAGATTAACATGGAAAAGAATTCTCATTCGGCACAGAGAAGATGTTTCTTTGGAAGGTGGAGGACATGCTGAGattgagaaacaaagaaagttctccactttggaagaaaaatgttttgatgcaCATGGTGCTAGAGGAAATCATATGGATTTGGGGCAGCTGTATcgttttttagaagaaaaaggatgtgctgacatttttcaaatgtacttTGGGGTTGAAGGGCATTGA